The following coding sequences lie in one uncultured Mailhella sp. genomic window:
- a CDS encoding AsmA family protein, whose amino-acid sequence MRKPRPGTILLLLWGVFLSLAVYGYLAWLQPSRLASTVSQMLESRLDVQCRIGEVSLSFLPVPTIHASDLALLRGSVDDLELHVRKARIQIGYLSLLRLKPVVRSLSLESPTLDISSDLIQKLLDKKKAEAQAADAHPFSLSDLPGITGVRISVENGTCRITGAEGKGHLSVSGINVDARMPGLLPGHLDLAVGSLRYTTSAGLDASASDTRLSLSSLRRNHRDMWRGDVAFSFSFQLASLDRLMGHEIAEPYRYFPMPEPLKLSLTGEFSASPEQSLYKARGTAQSSATLVMNGHPVPISLSVPFDTQNIAEGMDVADADVRMGDDNVVISGRVTGLADGNPVLNGRADIRHFSLARWFGFGQAMTAGLQRALDGITGSFDGMELSLRGVTVSKLKAQVLGIALEGSGSCRDYLKPEILISGHARQADLNSIFPELRGEFPDMSHLPPPVLPLHDDDDTPQGPPHVGYDIHISADSADIMNFRVSGADVHVVPAPSGHPMLNIAVAGLYGGKATSKVYLDDKVRVTADFDRVSMDGLTRALAGYPALTGLMKKGSADISFVGGSGLTILSTLGGTVKASLEKGSLNLDKNASALPFASLAVSAQAVASPGKDLKTLPPVMDFRGNWNVDLASKGWSVAAEAKQAALSFSTRNGLPTAMRRQPVSIQATLDKSLSSLLADDLKFTLAGKGSYSADSRTVSLSDATLRHQDFTLAGSLSASDVPSRLSLSGKLALSTPSLRRCAALFGVSLPSPAGKSVFRKAEAEASVTVSSQMLSLDKLHGSIDGTSFSGSLHQSLSGRPTLTGALNFPVLNIDDYRSMESRASSSSTPLPLSFLKNTDLSLSLSADRLRAFSTTLADVSLPVSQKNGTLSAPLKAVFPGGGQAEAHFQAALAADQSAADLSLVTRCRNMNMMNFSRDRGQKTLIGGTGTFDASLRSRQKHWEDWKRALGGKLSLFVSNGAIVTPESGHGDRTRKESRTDFKTMSMTISLSGGVASCRDFLIKGSPITITGGGTASLATETIDAEATVTLAGIPEMPLSITGNLFSPKITYKLLGAVTGTVGNLGSGVIDLVGGVLSAPFKLFMK is encoded by the coding sequence ATGCGCAAACCCCGTCCTGGAACGATTCTTCTGCTGCTGTGGGGAGTTTTTCTCTCCCTTGCGGTCTACGGCTATCTCGCATGGCTTCAGCCGTCGCGTCTGGCCTCCACCGTGTCTCAGATGCTGGAATCCAGACTCGACGTGCAGTGCCGCATCGGCGAAGTGTCGCTTTCCTTCCTTCCCGTGCCCACCATCCACGCCTCGGACCTCGCCCTGCTGCGCGGCAGCGTGGACGACCTGGAACTTCATGTGCGGAAAGCCCGCATTCAAATAGGCTACCTGTCCCTTCTCCGCCTGAAGCCCGTCGTCCGCTCGCTTTCTCTGGAAAGCCCCACGCTCGACATCTCCAGCGATCTCATTCAGAAGCTTCTCGACAAAAAAAAGGCCGAAGCGCAGGCCGCAGACGCCCATCCCTTCTCACTTTCCGATCTGCCCGGCATCACGGGCGTGCGCATCAGCGTGGAAAACGGCACCTGCCGCATCACCGGAGCCGAAGGCAAGGGACATCTGTCCGTTTCCGGCATCAACGTCGACGCCAGAATGCCGGGCCTTCTTCCCGGCCATCTGGACCTTGCCGTGGGAAGCCTCCGCTACACCACCTCCGCCGGGCTCGACGCCTCGGCGTCCGACACCCGCCTTTCCCTGTCGTCGCTTAGGCGCAATCATCGGGACATGTGGCGCGGCGACGTCGCGTTTTCCTTCAGCTTTCAGCTTGCCTCCCTCGACAGGCTCATGGGGCACGAAATCGCCGAACCCTACCGCTACTTTCCCATGCCGGAGCCGCTCAAACTCTCGCTGACGGGCGAATTTTCCGCCTCCCCGGAACAGTCGCTCTACAAGGCAAGAGGCACGGCGCAATCCTCCGCAACGCTCGTCATGAACGGCCATCCGGTGCCCATTTCCCTGTCCGTGCCCTTCGATACCCAGAATATCGCCGAGGGCATGGACGTAGCCGATGCCGACGTGCGCATGGGCGACGACAACGTCGTCATTTCCGGCCGTGTGACCGGCCTTGCCGACGGCAATCCCGTGCTGAACGGCCGGGCCGACATCCGCCACTTCAGCCTTGCCCGCTGGTTCGGCTTCGGGCAGGCCATGACCGCGGGCCTTCAGCGTGCGCTCGACGGCATCACCGGCTCCTTCGACGGCATGGAACTCAGCCTGCGCGGCGTGACGGTGTCCAAACTCAAAGCGCAGGTGCTGGGCATAGCGCTGGAAGGCTCGGGAAGCTGCCGCGACTATCTCAAGCCGGAAATTCTCATCAGCGGTCATGCCAGACAGGCCGATCTCAACAGCATTTTTCCCGAACTGCGCGGGGAATTTCCCGACATGTCGCATCTGCCGCCGCCCGTGCTTCCCCTGCACGACGATGACGACACGCCCCAGGGGCCTCCCCACGTAGGCTACGACATCCATATTTCCGCAGACAGCGCGGACATTATGAACTTCCGCGTGAGCGGAGCCGACGTGCACGTAGTGCCCGCGCCTTCCGGGCATCCCATGCTGAACATTGCGGTGGCCGGCCTCTACGGCGGCAAGGCGACCTCCAAGGTGTACCTTGACGACAAGGTGCGGGTGACGGCCGACTTCGACCGCGTCTCCATGGACGGACTCACCCGCGCGCTCGCCGGATATCCGGCCCTGACCGGTCTCATGAAAAAAGGCTCAGCGGACATTTCCTTTGTCGGCGGATCGGGCCTGACCATACTGAGCACCCTCGGCGGCACCGTGAAGGCCAGTCTGGAAAAGGGCTCGCTCAATCTGGATAAAAACGCCTCCGCCCTGCCCTTCGCCTCGCTTGCCGTGAGCGCCCAGGCCGTTGCCTCTCCCGGCAAGGATCTGAAAACGCTCCCGCCCGTCATGGACTTTCGCGGCAACTGGAACGTCGATCTTGCGTCGAAAGGCTGGTCCGTGGCCGCCGAAGCCAAACAGGCCGCGCTCTCGTTCAGCACCAGGAACGGCCTTCCCACGGCCATGCGCAGGCAGCCCGTTTCGATTCAGGCCACGCTCGACAAAAGCCTGAGCAGCCTGCTTGCCGACGATCTGAAATTCACCCTCGCAGGCAAGGGCAGCTACAGCGCAGACAGCAGAACCGTTTCCCTATCAGACGCCACGCTCCGCCATCAGGACTTCACCCTCGCGGGCAGCCTTTCTGCCTCGGACGTGCCCAGCAGGCTCTCGCTTTCGGGCAAGCTCGCCCTGTCCACGCCTTCGCTTCGCCGATGTGCGGCGCTCTTCGGCGTTTCTCTGCCCTCGCCCGCCGGGAAAAGCGTCTTCCGCAAAGCCGAGGCCGAAGCCTCCGTCACCGTCAGCTCGCAGATGCTCAGCCTCGACAAGCTGCACGGCTCCATCGACGGCACTTCCTTCAGCGGAAGCCTGCATCAGTCGCTTTCGGGAAGGCCGACCCTCACGGGCGCGCTGAACTTTCCTGTCCTCAATATCGACGACTACCGCTCCATGGAGAGCCGCGCCTCTTCCTCGTCAACGCCGCTGCCGCTCTCCTTCCTGAAAAATACCGACCTGTCTCTCTCGCTCTCGGCCGACAGGCTGCGGGCCTTTTCCACCACGCTCGCCGACGTCTCCCTGCCCGTTTCCCAGAAAAACGGCACGCTGAGCGCGCCGCTCAAGGCCGTCTTCCCCGGCGGAGGACAGGCCGAAGCCCATTTTCAGGCCGCGCTTGCCGCCGATCAGAGCGCCGCGGACCTTTCTCTCGTCACCCGCTGCCGGAACATGAACATGATGAACTTCAGCCGCGACAGAGGCCAGAAAACGCTCATCGGCGGCACCGGCACCTTCGACGCCTCCCTGCGCTCGCGGCAGAAGCACTGGGAGGACTGGAAACGCGCGCTCGGCGGCAAGCTCTCGCTTTTCGTCTCGAACGGGGCCATCGTGACGCCCGAATCCGGACACGGCGACAGAACCCGAAAAGAATCCCGCACGGACTTCAAAACCATGTCCATGACGATTTCCCTTTCCGGCGGCGTGGCCTCCTGCCGCGACTTTCTCATCAAGGGCTCTCCCATCACCATCACCGGCGGCGGCACCGCCAGCCTCGCCACAGAAACCATCGACGCCGAGGCCACGGTCACGCTGGCGGGCATCCCGGAAATGCCCCTTTCCATCACCGGCAA